The Deinococcus sonorensis KR-87 genome includes a window with the following:
- a CDS encoding MFS transporter, whose product MSPSPEPTPEPLSPHTLPLALAHRTMRLSILEGSFAMFFINWTSGSVLTGFALHLGATPTALGLIASVPLLGQAISPLAAWLVGRRGRRKGVAVLAALLGRVLWALAALLPALPIPDEARSALLIALVALSSIFIAANGALWTAWMGDVVPAQERGRYFGLRSGINGMIGTVANLLAGVWLDRVGAPLNFQTVLLVAVGAGLVAVALLTRHDEPPLGGERLRMRSTFALPLMNRTFRRLAVFAVYWGFAVMISSPFVIPYFLNHLRMSYLQVAIWSTISAVSALVLSPTWGRLADRVGNKPVLAVTTFLAGTLLPLTWMLAAPGRLWPIWVSGVVDALVWSAINPGMFNLSLATTPRENRAAFIAVLSALTGVAGFLGGLVSGPLLELYRAFTPSATGWTAYHTLFATSATLRVMAWTLLRRVPEGGAWRTRELLKRAVPPRPPRHWR is encoded by the coding sequence GTGTCGCCCTCCCCGGAGCCCACGCCCGAACCGCTGTCCCCCCACACGCTGCCGCTGGCCCTCGCCCACCGCACCATGCGCCTCTCGATCCTCGAGGGCAGCTTCGCGATGTTCTTCATCAACTGGACCAGCGGCAGCGTGCTGACCGGCTTCGCGCTGCACCTGGGCGCCACGCCCACCGCGCTGGGCCTGATCGCCAGCGTGCCGCTGCTGGGGCAGGCGATCAGCCCGCTGGCCGCCTGGCTGGTGGGGCGGCGGGGCCGGCGCAAGGGCGTGGCGGTGCTGGCGGCGCTGCTGGGGAGGGTGCTGTGGGCCCTGGCGGCCCTGCTGCCGGCCCTCCCGATTCCGGACGAGGCCAGAAGCGCGCTGCTGATCGCGCTGGTGGCGCTGAGCAGCATCTTCATCGCGGCCAACGGCGCGCTGTGGACCGCCTGGATGGGCGACGTGGTGCCGGCCCAGGAGCGCGGGCGGTACTTCGGCCTGCGCAGCGGCATCAACGGCATGATCGGCACGGTGGCCAACCTGCTGGCCGGCGTGTGGCTCGACCGGGTGGGGGCGCCGCTCAACTTCCAGACAGTGCTGCTGGTGGCGGTGGGGGCCGGGCTGGTGGCGGTGGCGCTGCTGACCCGCCACGACGAGCCGCCGCTGGGCGGAGAGCGCCTGCGGATGCGCTCCACCTTCGCGCTGCCGCTGATGAACCGCACCTTCCGGCGGCTGGCGGTGTTCGCGGTGTACTGGGGCTTCGCGGTGATGATCTCGTCACCGTTCGTGATTCCGTACTTCCTGAACCACCTGCGCATGTCCTACCTGCAGGTGGCCATCTGGAGCACCATCAGCGCGGTCTCGGCCTTGGTGCTGTCGCCCACCTGGGGCCGGCTGGCCGACCGGGTGGGCAACAAGCCGGTGCTGGCCGTCACCACCTTTCTGGCGGGCACGCTGCTGCCGCTGACCTGGATGCTGGCCGCGCCGGGCCGGCTGTGGCCCATCTGGGTGTCGGGAGTGGTGGACGCGCTGGTCTGGAGCGCCATCAACCCGGGCATGTTCAACCTGAGTCTGGCCACCACCCCGCGCGAGAACCGGGCGGCCTTCATCGCGGTGCTGAGCGCCCTGACCGGGGTGGCCGGCTTCCTGGGCGGGCTGGTGTCGGGCCCGCTGCTGGAACTGTACCGGGCGTTCACGCCCTCGGCCACCGGCTGGACCGCCTACCACACCCTGTTCGCCACCAGCGCCACCCTGCGGGTCATGGCCTGGACGCTGCTGCGCCGGGTGCCGGAAGGCGGTGCGTGGCGCACCCGGGAACTGCTGAAACGCGCTGTCCCTCCGCGCCCGCCCAGACACTGGAGGTAG
- a CDS encoding YfiT family bacillithiol transferase produces the protein MTFDPVRFPVGPVQAPPAQTAAQLTAYAASLQKTGAQLEQRVSGLDEEQLERRYRAGSFTVRQLVHHIADGHQQGLMRFRWGLTGDTPTILPMDPDGWAALADYRLPPAVSLAIFAGVNTRWVTLLGTLDPQRLTRTVVRPGDGPMTLWQLLARHDWHARHHLGHIRLALG, from the coding sequence ATGACTTTCGATCCGGTGCGATTTCCGGTGGGCCCGGTCCAGGCCCCTCCGGCCCAGACGGCGGCCCAACTGACCGCTTACGCCGCCAGCCTCCAGAAGACGGGGGCCCAGCTGGAACAGCGGGTGTCCGGGCTGGATGAAGAGCAGCTGGAGCGGCGCTACCGTGCCGGCAGCTTCACGGTGCGGCAGCTGGTGCATCACATCGCGGACGGGCACCAGCAGGGGCTGATGCGCTTCCGCTGGGGCCTGACCGGCGACACCCCTACTATCCTGCCGATGGACCCGGACGGCTGGGCGGCGCTGGCCGACTACCGGCTGCCTCCGGCCGTATCGCTGGCCATTTTTGCCGGCGTCAACACCCGCTGGGTGACGCTGCTGGGCACCCTGGACCCGCAGCGGCTGACCCGCACCGTCGTGCGCCCCGGCGACGGCCCGATGACGCTCTGGCAGCTGCTGGCCCGGCATGACTGGCACGCGCGGCACCACCTGGGCCACATCCGGCTGGCGCTCGGCTGA
- a CDS encoding chloramphenicol phosphotransferase CPT family protein, translated as MSAGEPGAIILLNGPSSAGKSTLCQAIQDCAEQPFLQFSLDFFMFGGPVLPRRRDPQGPFSWAELRPRLFEGYFRCLPALAGAGNHLVLDYIIENEGQRDRLVQLLGPLDVFLVGVHCPLPELERRERQRGDRRPGDARRDLETVHSFLQTDLDVDSTRPPDENARRILSAWAQRQPTGALARRFQATSG; from the coding sequence ATGAGCGCCGGGGAGCCGGGCGCCATCATCCTGCTGAACGGCCCGTCGAGCGCCGGGAAGTCCACGCTCTGTCAGGCAATTCAGGACTGCGCCGAGCAACCGTTTCTGCAGTTCTCGCTGGACTTCTTCATGTTCGGCGGCCCGGTGCTGCCCCGGCGCCGGGACCCGCAGGGCCCCTTCTCGTGGGCCGAGCTGCGCCCGCGGCTGTTCGAGGGCTACTTCCGCTGCCTGCCGGCGCTGGCGGGCGCCGGCAACCATCTGGTGCTGGATTACATCATCGAGAACGAAGGGCAGCGCGACCGGCTGGTGCAGCTGCTGGGCCCGCTGGACGTGTTTCTGGTGGGAGTGCACTGCCCGCTGCCGGAACTGGAGCGGCGGGAGCGGCAGCGCGGCGACCGCCGGCCCGGGGACGCCCGGCGCGATCTGGAGACGGTGCACAGCTTTCTCCAGACCGACCTGGACGTGGACAGCACCCGGCCGCCCGACGAGAATGCCCGGCGGATCCTGAGCGCCTGGGCCCAGCGACAGCCCACCGGGGCGCTGGCCCGGCGCTTCCAGGCCACCTCCGGCTGA
- a CDS encoding amylo-alpha-1,6-glucosidase produces MTAFVSAHRLGPQDVRDLQREVLLTDGLGGFALSSPAGVPTRCYSGLARSLTPPTHRHLMFISALETLEVAGERHTLHAFEVAPGAVEGDGLNRLSHVDLHDLLPTRVQVAGGVRVERRSVVPRHSGTLALLYTLHCPQAVTLTLGALLTDRDMHLVCRDMPALTVDQQDQQVTVRGQQTLGLTLHAPTGTMEVLPARPYPQRLYYRLDQQRGAPDTEQAARTDLWRVQLPAGTHHLALVVGDPAQVPDPWASLEQEQQRRAALIRQTWAASGVADDVTATLAVSADSFLVRRELTDSTTVIAGYPWFADWGRDSMIALSGLTLTTGRLPDARSVLDTFLRHLRRGLTPNHFHDGGTLGGATEGAGYNTVDGALWLAVGLERYVQASGDLAFARAALTALRGILQHHVDGTDYGIRADPDDGLLWAGEAGVQLTWMDVKIEDWVVTPRHGKPIEVQALWLAALGAEQRLSDRLGEAGRYEAWYRQAQASFGRFWDGETGRFADSLTPDGPDPSVRPNALIALALPDTPAAPEQRHAALQVAARELATPLGLHTLSRRDPRYRGNYGGHQLIRDAAYHQGTVWPWPHGAYAELLLQAGQVQEAAEALDGLVAHLWDAGLGSVSEVFSGDTLMPGGCAFQAWSVAELLRVYVLVQRARQA; encoded by the coding sequence ATGACCGCATTCGTTTCCGCTCACCGGCTGGGCCCCCAGGATGTCCGGGACCTGCAACGCGAGGTGCTGCTCACCGACGGCCTGGGCGGCTTCGCCCTCTCCAGCCCGGCCGGGGTGCCCACGCGCTGCTACAGCGGGCTGGCCCGCAGCCTGACCCCGCCCACCCACCGCCACCTGATGTTCATCTCCGCGCTGGAAACGCTGGAGGTGGCCGGCGAGCGCCACACCCTGCACGCCTTCGAGGTGGCGCCGGGTGCTGTGGAGGGCGACGGCCTGAACCGGCTGTCCCACGTGGACCTGCACGACCTGCTGCCCACCCGGGTGCAGGTGGCGGGCGGCGTGCGGGTGGAGCGGCGCAGCGTGGTGCCCCGGCACAGCGGCACGCTGGCGCTGCTGTACACCCTGCACTGTCCACAGGCGGTCACGCTGACGCTGGGCGCGCTGCTGACCGACCGCGACATGCATCTGGTCTGCCGGGACATGCCGGCCCTGACCGTGGACCAGCAGGACCAGCAGGTGACGGTCCGGGGCCAGCAGACGCTGGGCCTGACGCTGCACGCGCCGACCGGCACAATGGAGGTGCTGCCGGCCCGGCCATATCCGCAGCGGCTGTACTACCGCCTGGACCAGCAGCGCGGCGCGCCCGACACCGAGCAGGCGGCCCGCACCGACCTGTGGCGGGTACAGCTGCCGGCCGGCACCCACCATCTGGCCCTGGTGGTGGGCGACCCAGCCCAGGTGCCGGACCCCTGGGCCTCGCTGGAACAGGAACAGCAGCGCCGCGCAGCCCTGATCCGCCAGACCTGGGCGGCCAGCGGCGTGGCGGACGATGTGACCGCCACGCTGGCCGTGAGCGCCGACAGCTTTCTGGTGCGGCGGGAGCTCACCGACTCCACCACCGTGATCGCCGGGTACCCGTGGTTTGCCGACTGGGGCCGCGACAGCATGATCGCGTTGAGCGGCCTGACCCTCACCACCGGCCGGCTGCCGGACGCCCGCTCGGTGCTGGACACCTTCCTGCGTCACCTGCGGCGCGGGCTGACTCCCAACCACTTCCACGACGGCGGTACCCTGGGCGGCGCCACGGAGGGAGCCGGGTACAACACGGTGGACGGCGCGCTGTGGCTGGCGGTGGGGCTGGAGCGCTACGTGCAGGCGAGCGGCGACCTGGCGTTTGCCCGGGCGGCGCTGACCGCGCTGCGCGGCATCCTGCAGCACCACGTGGACGGCACTGACTACGGCATCCGTGCCGACCCGGACGACGGCCTGCTGTGGGCCGGCGAGGCGGGCGTCCAGCTCACCTGGATGGACGTGAAGATCGAGGACTGGGTGGTGACGCCCCGGCACGGCAAACCCATCGAGGTGCAGGCGCTGTGGCTGGCGGCCTTGGGGGCAGAGCAGCGGCTGAGCGACCGGCTGGGCGAGGCGGGCCGCTACGAGGCGTGGTACCGGCAGGCCCAGGCCAGTTTCGGCCGCTTCTGGGACGGGGAGACCGGCCGTTTCGCCGACAGCCTGACCCCAGACGGCCCGGACCCGAGCGTCCGCCCCAACGCCCTGATCGCGCTGGCCCTGCCGGACACCCCCGCGGCGCCCGAGCAGCGACATGCCGCGCTGCAGGTGGCCGCCCGCGAGCTCGCCACCCCGCTGGGTCTGCATACCCTGTCGCGCCGTGACCCGCGCTACCGGGGCAACTACGGCGGGCACCAGCTGATCCGGGACGCCGCCTACCACCAGGGCACCGTCTGGCCGTGGCCGCACGGCGCCTACGCCGAACTGCTGCTGCAGGCGGGGCAGGTTCAGGAGGCCGCCGAGGCGCTGGACGGGCTGGTGGCGCACCTGTGGGACGCGGGGCTCGGCTCGGTGAGCGAGGTGTTCAGCGGCGACACGCTGATGCCCGGCGGTTGCGCCTTCCAGGCCTGGAGCGTGGCCGAGCTGCTGCGGGTGTACGTGCTGGTGCAGCGGGCCCGGCAGGCATGA
- the infC gene encoding translation initiation factor IF-3, translating to MMSIAKDHKVNEQIRVRQIRLIGAEGEQVGIIDTREAMQMAREKSLDLVMVSPQAVPPVCKLMDYGRFRFEQQQNEKENRKRARSQEVKAIKFRVKIDDNDFKTKTNHVRRFLEEGHKVKVTIMFRGRERTHPELGERILVRVAETLQDVGAPESQPSMMGMDMNMIMTPKAAPKKARIDGTGDAALDAEVEAATQQPDTTPAEPAAAPA from the coding sequence GTGATGAGCATAGCGAAAGATCATAAAGTCAACGAGCAGATCCGGGTTCGCCAGATTCGTCTGATTGGGGCAGAAGGCGAACAGGTGGGCATCATCGACACGCGGGAGGCCATGCAGATGGCCCGCGAGAAGAGCCTGGATCTCGTGATGGTGAGTCCCCAGGCCGTGCCCCCGGTCTGCAAGCTGATGGATTATGGCCGCTTCCGCTTCGAGCAGCAGCAGAACGAGAAGGAAAATCGCAAGCGGGCGCGGTCGCAGGAAGTCAAGGCGATCAAATTCCGCGTCAAGATCGACGACAACGACTTCAAGACCAAAACCAACCACGTGCGCCGCTTCCTGGAGGAGGGCCACAAGGTCAAGGTCACCATCATGTTCCGTGGCCGTGAGCGGACCCACCCGGAACTGGGTGAGCGCATCCTGGTGCGCGTCGCCGAGACGCTGCAGGACGTGGGCGCTCCCGAGAGCCAGCCCTCGATGATGGGCATGGACATGAACATGATCATGACCCCCAAGGCCGCGCCCAAGAAGGCCCGGATCGACGGCACCGGCGACGCTGCCCTGGACGCCGAGGTCGAGGCGGCCACCCAGCAGCCGGACACGACGCCGGCGGAACCCGCCGCCGCGCCGGCCTGA
- a CDS encoding glutaredoxin family protein produces the protein MTQQPIRMYSTSWCPDCRAAKMALDKKGIAYQEINIEEQPDAAEYVMSVNGGRRSVPTLQYGDTAASLSGFSIVKLNDFLGKAGLA, from the coding sequence ATGACCCAGCAACCGATCCGCATGTACAGCACCAGCTGGTGCCCCGACTGCCGCGCCGCCAAGATGGCGCTGGACAAGAAGGGCATCGCGTACCAGGAGATCAACATCGAGGAGCAGCCGGACGCCGCCGAGTACGTGATGAGCGTGAACGGCGGCCGCCGCAGCGTGCCGACCCTGCAGTACGGCGACACCGCCGCCAGCCTGAGCGGCTTCTCGATCGTGAAGCTCAACGACTTTCTGGGCAAGGCCGGACTGGCGTAA
- a CDS encoding metallophosphoesterase, translated as MSRLLLTLPLLLAACAPAVRGPVTFPDVQATLPAPPDPAQLRVLIMGDQGKGGNLQRQVAQAMQAVCQQQGCDLGVGLGDNFYPQAPKEATDPAFQQRFADLYGPLGIPFLMVAGNHDESWVSGGDGGDPAALRSELDYARLNPQWVMPARSYRARWGQLAEFFVVDTAPLAAYLPVRDPSFRPGGPFDLGQRAWLKTQVLDSDARWNIVLGHHPLLNNGKHGPAGNYDFGLLPWGRGDSVKALYQGVCSHADLIASGHDHTLQLFGPGTAVCPGTPVLVSGAAGEVTGRGVGTTPALFQTFNQPGFFWMQLTATTLELRVYTADAAGGPSLAYTQTFSKAGGR; from the coding sequence ATGTCCCGTCTGCTGCTGACCCTGCCGCTGCTGCTGGCCGCCTGCGCTCCCGCCGTGCGGGGCCCGGTCACGTTCCCGGACGTGCAGGCCACCCTGCCGGCCCCGCCAGACCCGGCGCAGCTGCGGGTGCTGATCATGGGCGATCAGGGCAAGGGGGGCAACCTGCAGCGTCAGGTGGCGCAGGCGATGCAGGCGGTCTGCCAGCAGCAGGGCTGTGACCTGGGCGTGGGGCTGGGCGACAACTTCTATCCGCAGGCCCCGAAAGAGGCAACCGACCCGGCCTTCCAGCAGCGCTTCGCGGACCTGTATGGCCCGCTGGGCATCCCGTTCCTGATGGTGGCCGGCAACCACGACGAGTCGTGGGTGAGCGGCGGTGACGGCGGCGACCCGGCCGCCCTGAGAAGCGAGCTGGACTACGCCCGGCTCAACCCGCAGTGGGTGATGCCGGCCCGCAGCTACCGCGCCCGCTGGGGCCAGCTGGCCGAGTTTTTCGTGGTGGATACCGCGCCGCTGGCCGCCTACCTGCCGGTCCGCGACCCCAGCTTCCGGCCCGGCGGCCCCTTCGACCTGGGGCAGCGGGCGTGGCTGAAGACGCAGGTGCTGGACAGTGACGCGCGCTGGAACATCGTGCTGGGCCACCACCCACTGCTCAACAACGGCAAGCACGGCCCGGCCGGTAATTATGACTTCGGACTGCTGCCCTGGGGCCGGGGCGACAGCGTGAAGGCGCTCTATCAGGGGGTCTGCAGCCATGCCGACCTGATCGCCAGCGGCCACGACCACACCCTGCAGCTGTTCGGGCCCGGCACTGCCGTGTGCCCCGGCACGCCGGTGCTGGTGTCCGGCGCGGCGGGTGAGGTCACCGGCCGGGGTGTCGGCACCACCCCGGCGCTGTTCCAGACCTTCAACCAGCCGGGATTCTTCTGGATGCAGCTGACGGCGACCACCCTGGAGCTGCGCGTCTACACGGCGGATGCGGCGGGCGGGCCCTCGCTGGCGTATACCCAGACCTTCAGCAAGGCAGGCGGACGCTGA
- a CDS encoding O-acetylhomoserine aminocarboxypropyltransferase/cysteine synthase family protein, producing the protein MTEAKFETLAVHAGQSPDPATGAQQVPIYPTNSYVFETPQHAADLFALKAFGNIYSRIMNPTNDVLEKRVAALEGGVMAVSVASGHAAQFVALTTLARAGDNIVSTPNLYGGTVNQFRVTLERLGIEVRFTGSEERPEEFAALIDDRTRAVYLETIGNPALNIPDFQAIADVAHAQGVAVVVDNTFGAGGYYAQPLKWGANVLVESASKWIGGHGNGIGGIIVDGGNFDWGNGRYPLFTDPSPSYHGLNFWETFGEGNPLGLPNVAFAIRARTEGLRDLGPTLAPQQAWQFLQGLETLALRAERIAQNAQRLAEWLEQQDGVAQVTYPGLPSHPHHARAQRYLPRGAGGVLTFELKGGRAAGEAFIGAVQLAQHVANVGDTRTLVIHPSSTTHSQLDEGAQTLAGVTPGLIRVSLGIEHIDDIIADVQQALQSTLQPA; encoded by the coding sequence ATGACCGAAGCGAAGTTCGAGACGCTCGCCGTCCATGCCGGACAGTCGCCCGACCCCGCCACCGGGGCGCAGCAGGTGCCGATCTACCCCACCAACAGCTATGTGTTCGAAACGCCGCAGCACGCCGCCGACCTGTTCGCGCTGAAGGCCTTCGGGAACATCTATTCGCGCATCATGAACCCCACCAACGACGTGCTGGAGAAGCGCGTGGCGGCGCTGGAGGGCGGTGTGATGGCGGTGTCGGTGGCGAGCGGGCACGCGGCGCAGTTCGTGGCCCTCACCACCCTGGCGCGGGCCGGCGACAACATCGTCAGCACGCCCAACCTGTACGGCGGCACGGTCAACCAGTTCCGGGTAACGCTGGAGCGCCTGGGCATCGAGGTGCGCTTCACCGGCAGCGAGGAGCGCCCCGAGGAGTTTGCCGCCCTGATCGACGACCGCACCCGCGCCGTCTACCTGGAAACGATTGGCAACCCGGCGCTGAACATCCCTGACTTTCAGGCGATTGCCGACGTGGCGCACGCGCAGGGCGTGGCGGTGGTGGTGGACAACACCTTCGGGGCCGGCGGCTACTACGCGCAGCCGCTCAAGTGGGGCGCCAACGTGCTGGTGGAGAGTGCCAGCAAGTGGATCGGCGGGCACGGCAACGGCATCGGCGGCATCATCGTGGATGGTGGCAACTTCGACTGGGGCAACGGGCGCTACCCGCTGTTCACCGACCCCAGCCCCAGCTACCACGGCCTGAACTTCTGGGAGACCTTCGGGGAGGGCAACCCGCTGGGCCTGCCGAACGTGGCCTTCGCCATCCGCGCCCGCACCGAAGGCCTGCGCGACCTGGGCCCCACCCTGGCCCCGCAACAGGCCTGGCAGTTCCTGCAGGGGCTGGAGACGCTGGCGCTGCGCGCCGAACGGATCGCCCAGAACGCCCAGCGGCTGGCCGAGTGGCTGGAGCAGCAGGACGGCGTGGCGCAGGTCACGTATCCGGGCCTGCCCTCGCACCCACATCACGCGCGGGCGCAGCGGTACCTGCCCCGGGGGGCGGGCGGCGTGCTGACCTTCGAGCTGAAGGGGGGCCGGGCCGCAGGCGAGGCCTTCATTGGGGCGGTGCAGCTGGCACAGCACGTGGCCAACGTGGGCGACACCCGCACCCTGGTGATCCACCCGTCCAGCACCACCCACAGCCAGCTGGACGAGGGCGCCCAGACGCTGGCGGGGGTGACCCCCGGCCTGATCCGCGTCTCGCTGGGCATCGAGCACATCGACGACATCATCGCGGACGTGCAGCAGGCGCTGCAGTCCACCCTTCAGCCGGCCTGA
- a CDS encoding DUF805 domain-containing protein, with the protein MNDYLTVLKNYATFTGRARRREYWMFSLINGIIIILLEVLLMVGGFSMTGASADGSVSPIAWVGIALMSVYTLGVLVPSLAVSVRRLHDTGRTGWLYLITLIPFVGSLILLVFLVQDSQPGDNKWGPNPKGAVAVTPAF; encoded by the coding sequence ATGAACGATTACCTGACGGTGCTGAAGAACTACGCCACCTTTACCGGACGCGCCCGCCGCCGCGAATACTGGATGTTCTCGCTGATCAACGGCATCATCATCATCCTGCTGGAAGTGCTGCTGATGGTGGGCGGATTCAGCATGACCGGCGCCAGTGCCGACGGCTCTGTCTCTCCCATCGCCTGGGTGGGCATCGCGCTGATGAGCGTGTACACGCTGGGGGTGCTGGTGCCGAGTCTGGCGGTCAGCGTGCGCCGGCTCCACGACACCGGGCGCACCGGCTGGCTCTATCTGATCACGCTGATCCCCTTTGTCGGGAGCCTGATTCTGCTGGTCTTCCTGGTGCAGGACAGCCAGCCGGGCGACAACAAGTGGGGGCCGAACCCCAAGGGTGCGGTCGCGGTCACGCCCGCCTTCTGA